One region of Methanobacterium formicicum genomic DNA includes:
- a CDS encoding tyrosine--tRNA ligase, whose protein sequence is MNKNSVLSTIEQGTLEVITPEELEAKLEKDEKTAYIGYEPSGKVHLGHAITVKKMIDLQKAGFRIKILLADLHAYLNGKGSLEEIEEIAEYNKRCFRALGLSEDTEFILGSSFQTREDYTMNVYQLALSTTLTRARRSMAQITRSAEDHQVAEVIYPLMQVVDMLFLEVDLAVGGMEQRKIHMLARDNLPKLGFQSPVCIHTPLLHGTDGSDKMSSSKENFIAIDDEPAMIREKIKKSYCPAGEVEGNPVLEIAHHFIFSEMDTLLIERPEKFGGDLELSQEELLKMYGAGDLHPLDLKNGVAECLIQVLEPVRNYLQI, encoded by the coding sequence ATGAATAAGAATTCAGTGCTAAGTACTATAGAACAAGGAACCCTGGAAGTGATAACTCCAGAAGAACTCGAGGCTAAACTGGAAAAAGACGAAAAAACCGCCTACATTGGATATGAACCATCGGGAAAAGTGCATCTGGGACATGCCATCACCGTTAAAAAGATGATAGACTTGCAGAAGGCAGGTTTCAGGATAAAAATTCTTCTGGCAGACCTTCACGCCTATCTTAATGGTAAAGGGAGTTTAGAAGAGATTGAAGAAATTGCCGAATATAATAAGCGTTGTTTTAGAGCTTTAGGGCTTTCAGAAGATACTGAATTCATTTTAGGTAGTAGTTTTCAGACCAGAGAAGATTACACCATGAATGTTTACCAGTTAGCCCTCTCCACCACTTTAACCCGGGCCCGAAGAAGTATGGCCCAGATAACCCGAAGTGCTGAGGATCATCAGGTGGCCGAGGTTATTTACCCCTTAATGCAAGTGGTGGATATGTTATTTTTAGAGGTGGACCTGGCTGTGGGCGGTATGGAGCAACGAAAAATCCATATGCTGGCCCGGGATAACTTACCCAAGTTAGGGTTCCAGTCACCGGTATGTATTCACACCCCCCTGCTCCACGGTACCGATGGCTCGGACAAGATGTCCTCCAGTAAAGAGAACTTCATTGCCATCGATGATGAACCCGCCATGATCCGGGAAAAGATCAAAAAGAGTTACTGTCCTGCCGGGGAAGTGGAAGGAAATCCTGTTTTGGAAATTGCCCATCACTTCATATTCAGTGAAATGGACACCCTACTTATTGAAAGACCGGAGAAGTTTGGGGGAGATTTAGAATTAAGTCAGGAAGAATTATTAAAAATGTACGGGGCCGGAGATCTGCACCCCCTTGACCTGAAAAATGGAGTTGCGGAGTGTTTGATCCAAGTTTTAGAACCAGTGCGGAATTATCTCCAAATTTAG
- the tmk gene encoding dTMP kinase: MYICLEGIDGAGKSTQMERLAQWIENCGLTVTRIREPTDSPVGLLIREMLQSPQAQDEGFQRTLALLFAADRTLLMDTIRNEKETGRIVLSDRSFYSSLAYQNGEEWIAQINQYALEPDLVILLDLETEKAIARCEGTDKFEEVTFLETIRQRYLKLAQEHGFMVVNANNGVNKVHEDIKRIVAPKLGMCI; the protein is encoded by the coding sequence ATGTACATCTGTTTGGAAGGAATTGATGGTGCTGGAAAATCCACGCAAATGGAGAGACTGGCCCAGTGGATTGAAAACTGTGGATTAACTGTAACTCGCATTAGAGAACCCACAGATTCACCGGTGGGTCTACTTATCCGGGAAATGCTTCAAAGCCCCCAGGCTCAGGATGAGGGATTTCAAAGGACATTAGCACTACTATTTGCCGCAGACCGGACTCTTCTCATGGATACCATCCGCAATGAGAAGGAAACGGGTCGTATTGTTCTTAGTGACCGTTCATTCTACTCCAGTCTGGCTTATCAGAATGGTGAAGAGTGGATAGCTCAAATAAATCAGTATGCCCTGGAACCCGACCTGGTTATACTCCTGGATCTGGAAACAGAAAAGGCCATTGCCCGCTGTGAGGGCACGGATAAATTTGAGGAGGTAACTTTTCTGGAAACTATTCGCCAGAGATATCTTAAACTGGCTCAAGAGCATGGGTTCATGGTAGTCAATGCCAATAACGGTGTAAATAAGGTACATGAAGATATAAAACGAATAGTAGCACCTAAATTGGGAATGTGCATCTGA